Proteins encoded in a region of the Vitis riparia cultivar Riparia Gloire de Montpellier isolate 1030 chromosome 7, EGFV_Vit.rip_1.0, whole genome shotgun sequence genome:
- the LOC117919061 gene encoding probable inactive receptor kinase At5g67200: MPTASNSLRLFSFLLLSLLFSFALAAAAATAAPSVSSPLPSDAVSLLSFKAKADLDNKLLYTLNERFDYCQWRGVKCVQGRVVRFDTQGFGLRGYFAPNTLTRLDQLRVLSLHNNSLSGPIPNLAALVNLKSLFLDHNSFSGYFPPSILSLHRLRILDLSHNNLTGLIPVELSGLDRLSSLRLEWNQFNGTVPPLNQSSLLIFNVSGNNLTGPIPVTPTLSRFGVSSFSWNPNLCGEIINKQCRSSSPFFESPGARAGAAPSPTPLWQSTQAQGVVLSTPSSKKHVGTPLILGFVIGMGVLVVSLVCLFALVCKHSRKTPKSNPMPEPKAEPEPEPEPVMAALDMCNTNTAEMRQQENEMEGEAKRVQQVVGKSGNLVFCVGEPQLYNLDQLMRASAEMLGRGSIGTTYKAVLDNQLIVSVKRLDASKTAITSGEVFERHMESVGGLRHPNLVPIRAYFQAKEERLVIYDYQPNGSLFSLIHGSRSTRAKPLHWTSCLKIAEDVAQGLAYIHQASKLVHGNLKSSNVLLGAEFEACITDYCLAALADLPANENPDSAGYRAPETRKSSRRATAKSDVYAFGVLLLELLSGKPPSQHPFLAPMDMSGWVRAMRDDDGGEDNRLALLVEVASVCSLTSPEQRPAMWQVSKMIQEIKNSIMVEDNSGGASFGFS; the protein is encoded by the exons ATGCCTACTGCTAGCAACTCCCTTCGACTCTTCTCTTTCCTCctcctttctcttctcttctccttCGCCCTTGCCGCCGCCGCTGCTACTGCTGCACCGTCGGTGAGCTCTCCGCTGCCAAGCGACGCCGTTTCGCTTCTGTCTTTCAAGGCCAAGGCGGACTTGGATAACAAGCTTCTGTACACGCTGAATGAGCGCTTTGACTACTGTCAGTGGCGGGGCGTGAAGTGTGTGCAAGGCAGGGTTGTGCGTTTCGACACCCAAGGGTTTGGTCTCAGAGGCTACTTCGCTCCCAACACCTTGACTCGTCTTGATCAGCTCCGAGTTCTGAGCCTCCATAATAACTCGCTCTCCGGACCCATTCCTAACCTGGCCGCACTCGTCAACCTCAAGTCGCTGTTTTTGGACCACAACTCCTTTTCTGGGTATTTCCCGCCGTCTATTCTCTCCCTTCACCGGCTTCGTATTCTTGATCTTTCTCACAACAATCTAACCGGTTTAATCCCGGTGGAATTGTCTGGGTTGGACCGGCTCAGCTCTCTCCGACTTGAATGGAACCAGTTCAACGGGACAGTTCCTCCGTTGAACCAGTCCTCGCTTCTAATCTTCAATGTCTCCGGCAACAACCTCACCGGGCCAATACCGGTAACCCCTACTCTCTCCCGCTTCGGGGTTTCTTCGTTTTCATGGAATCCTAATCTATGCGGTGAGATTATAAACAAGCAGTGCAGGTCATCTTCCCCATTTTTCGAGTCCCCCGGTGCCCGTGCCGGTGCCGCTCCGTCACCGACACCACTCTGGCAGAGCACACAGGCGCAAGGGGTTGTTCTATCGACTCCATCTTCAAAGAAACACGTAGGAACCCCCTTAATTCTAGGGTTTGTAATAGGGATGGGAGTTCTTGTTGTGTCCCTTGTTTGCCTGTTTGCGTTGGTATGCAAACACAGTAGAAAAACCCCAAAATCAAATCCAATGCCGGAACCAAAAGCAGAACCAGAACCAGAACCAGAGCCAGTAATGGCGGCTTTAGACATGTGCAATACGAATACAGCTGAAATGCGCCAACAAGAAAACGAAATGGAGGGCGAGGCAAAGAGGGTTCAACAAGTAGTTGGGAAAAGTGGGAACTTGGTGTTCTGCGTAGGTGAACCACAGTTGTATAACCTGGACCAGCTAATGAGGGCTTCAGCAGAAATGCTTGGGCGGGGTTCAATAGGAACTACATATAAAGCCGTGTTGGATAATCAATTGATCGTTTCAGTGAAGAGGCTTGATGCAAGCAAGACAGCCATTACAAGCGGTGAAGTGTTTGAGCGGCACATGGAGTCTGTGGGAGGGCTTCGCCACCCAAATTTGGTTCCAATTAGAGCGTATTTTCAGGCCAAGGAGGAAAGGCTTGTCATCTATGATTATCAACCGAATGGGAGTCTCTTCTCTCTCATTCACG GTTCAAGATCAACAAGGGCAAAGCCTCTCCACTGGACATCATGCTTAAAGATAGCAGAGGATGTGGCTCAGGGGCTTGCATACATCCACCAAGCATCAAAGCTCGTGCATGGAAACCTAAAGTCCTCCAATGTTCTCCTCGGGGCTGAATTTGAGGCCTGCATCACAGACTACTGCCTTGCCGCTCTTGCAGACCTCCCTGCTAATGAGAATCCTGACTCTGCAGGGTATAGAGCCCCTGAGACACGGAAGTCCAGCCGCCGAGCCACTGCCAAGTCTGATGTTTATGCATTTGGCGTTCTCTTATTAGAGCTTCTGTCCGGGAAACCTCCATCCCAGCATCCATTCCTTGCGCCTATGGACATGTCAGGTTGGGTGAGAGCAATGAGGGATGATGATGGTGGTGAAGATAACCGGCTGGCACTGCTTGTTGAGGTTGCAAGTGTTTGTAGCTTGACTTCGCCTGAGCAGAGGCCGGCAATGTGGCAAGTGTCGAAGATGATACAGGAGATAAAAAACAGTATAATGGTAGAGGATAATTCTGGAGGTGCTTCTTTTGGATTTTCATAG
- the LOC117918681 gene encoding kinesin-like protein KIN-4A isoform X1: protein MEAPENCSVKVAVHIRPLIGDERLQGCEDCVTVVHGKPQVQIGTHSFTFDHVYGNSGSPSSAMFEECITPLVDGLFQGYNATVLAYGQTGSGKTYTMGTGFKDGCQTGLIPQAMNALFNKIETLKHQSEFQLHVSFIEILKEEVRDLLESPTVSKPEATNGHAARIAVPGRPPIQIRETSNGVITLAGSTEVSVSTLKEMASCLEQGSFSRATGSTNMNNQSSRSHAIFTISLEQMRKLHPTFPGDNCSNEEMGEEYLSAKLHLVDLAGSERAKRTGSDGLRFKEGIHINKGLLALGNVISALGDEKKRKEGVHVPYRDSKLTRLLQDSLGGNSKTVMIACISPADINAEETLNTLKYANRARNIQNKPVVNRDLVSNEMQKMRQQLEYLQAELCARRGGTSSDEMQVLKERISWLETTNEELCRELHEYRSRCAVVGQCESNAQEGSICFVKTDGLKRGLQSMESSDYPMGEVISGEDSREMDEVAAREWEHALLQNTMDKELNELNKRLEQKESEMKLFGGDTEALKQHFGKKIMELEEEKRIVQQERDRLLAEVESLAATSDGQRQKVQDVHAQKLKALEAQVTILDLKKKQENQVQLLKQKQKSDEATKRLQDEIQSIKAQKVQLQHKIKQEAEQFRQWKASREKELLQLKKEGRRNEYERHKLQALNQRQKMVLQRKTEEAAVATKRLKELLEARKSSARDNSVYSNGHTPTGLNNEKSLQRWLDHELEVMVNVHEVRFEYEKQSQVRAALAEELGLLKQVDQLSLNGLSPPRGKNGHSRMSSMSPNARLARIATLENMLNISSNALVAMASQLSEAEERERAFTGRGRWNQLRSMGDAKNLLQYMFNAAGDARCQLWEKEMEIKEMKEQLNELVILLRQSEAQRKEIVKEQKLREQAVAIALATSALGNSNNSLKHLADDMSDPLSPVSRPAQKQLKYTAGIANGSVRESTAFLDQKKMVPIGQLSMKKLATVGQAGKLWRWKRSHHQWLLQFKWKWQKPWRLSEWIKHSDETIMRSRPRPRALVDTM, encoded by the exons ATGGAAGCGCCGGAGAATTGCTCCGTCAAGGTCGCGGTTCACATTCGTCCTCTCATCGGCGATGAGCGCCTTCAAGGATGTGAGGATTGTGTCACCGTTGTGCACGGGAAGCCTCAG GTGCAAATTGGTACTCATTCATTTACATTTGATCATGTCTATGGAAATAGTGGTTCTCCATCATCTGCTATGTTTGAAGAATGCATCACTCCTCTGGTTGATGGTTTGTTCCAAGGATACAATGCGACTGTTCTCGCTTATGGTCAG ACGGGGTCAGGTAAAACATATACGATGGGAACTGGCTTCAAAGATGGTTGCCAGACAGGACTGATTCCTCAAGCTATGAATGCATTGTTCAACAAGATTGAAACACTGAAACATCAATCTGAGTTCCAGTTGCACGTATCCTTCATTGAG ATCCTAAAAGAAGAAGTGAGGGACTTGCTGGAATCCCCAACTGTGAGCAAACCAGAGGCTACTAATGGACATGCTGCGAGAATTGCTGTCCCTGGGAGGCCACCAATACAAATTCGTGAAACATCGAATGGAGTTATAACACTGGCTGGATCAACTGAAGTTAGTGTTAGCACACTTAAGGAAATGGCTTCTTGTCTTGAACAAGGATCATTCAGCAGGGCAACAGGGAGTACAAACATGAACAACCAGTCTAG TCGGTCTCATGCCATCTTCACAATCTCATTAGAACAGATGCGCAAACTCCATCCAACTTTTCCTGGTGATAATTGTTCAAATGAGGAGATGGGTGAGGAGTATTTAAGTGCAAAGCTTCATTTGGTAGATCTTGCTGGATCTGAACGAGCTAAAAGAACAGGTTCTGATGGCCTTCGTTTCAAAGAAG GCATTCACATTAATAAGGGGCTTCTTGCACTTGGTAATGTCATCAGTGCACTGGGGGATGAGAAAAAGCGGAAAGAAGGTGTGCATGTTCCTTATCGAGATAGTAAACTTACTCGACTTTTGCAG GATTCACTTGGTGGAAACAGCAAAACTGTTATGATAG CTTGCATCAGTCCTGCCGATATCAATGCTGAGGAAACTCTTAATACTCTCAAATATGCTAATCGCGCTCGTAATATCCAGAATAAGCCTGTT GTTAATAGAGACTTGGTATCAAATGAAATGCAGAAGATGCGCCAGCAGCTAGAGTACTTGCAGGCAGAACTTTGTGCTCGTAGGGGAGGAACTTCATCtgatgaaatgcag GTTCTTAAGGAAAGGATTTCTTGGCTTGAGACTACTAATGAGGAACTATGTCGAGAACTTCATGAGTACCGAAGCAGATGTGCTGTTGTAGGGCAGTGTGAATCCAATGCTCAA GAAGGCAGCATTTGTTTTGTAAAAACTGATGGACTCAAGAGGGGCTTGCAGAGTATGGAATCATCTGATTATCCAATGGGTGAAGTTATAAGTG GTGAAGATTCCAGGGAGATGGATGAAGTAGCCGCAAGAGAGTGGGAGCATGCGCTTCTGCAGAATACCATGGACAAAGAATTGAATGAATTAAACAAACGCTTGGAGCAGAAAGAG TCTGAGATGAAACTTTTTGGGGGTGACACTGAAGCACTTAAGCAGCACTTTGGGAAGAAAATCATGGAACTTGAGGAAGAGAAAAGAATTGTGCAG CAAGAGAGAGACCGTTTATTAGCTGAAGTTGAAAGCCTTGCTGCCACTTCTGATGGACAAAGACAAAAGGTGCAAGATGTTCATGCGCAGAAACTAAAAGCACTTGAAGCACAGGTGACT ATTTTAGATCTTaagaagaaacaagaaaatcaGGTTCAGCTtttaaagcaaaaacaaaaaagtgatgAAGCAACAAAGCGGCTGCAAGATGAAATACAGTCTATCAAAGCCCAAAAG GTACAGTTGCAGCACAAGATAAAACAAGAAGCAGAACAATTTCGACAATGGAAGGCCTCTCGTGAGAAGGAACTGCTTCAG CTGAAGAAAGAGGGTAGGAGAAATGAGTATGAGCGACATAAATTGCAAGCCCTGAATCAGCGCCAGAAAATG GTTCTTCAAAGAAAAACTGAAGAGGCTGCAGTAGCTACCAAAAGGCTGAAAGAGTTACTAGAAGCTCGCAAATCTTCAGCACGTGATAATTCCG TTTATTCCAATGGACATACACCAACAGGGCTG AACAATGAGAAGTCTTTGCAACGGTGGCTTGACCATGAGCTAGAAGTCATGGTGAATGTGCACGAAGTTCgttttgaatatgagaagcaAAGCCAAGT ACGGGCTGCACTGGCTGAAGAGTTAGGCTTACTGAAACAAGTGGATCAGTTGTCTTTGAATGGGCTCAGTCCCCCAAGAGGAAAGAATGGGCATTCTAg AATGTCCTCTATGTCACCAAATGCAAGATTGGCAAGAATAGCTACACTTGAGAACATGCTGAACATCTCTTCAAATGCGCTTGTGGCAATGGCTTCACAACTATCTGAGGCAGAAGAGCGGGAGCGTGCCTTTACTGGTCGCGGTCGTTGGAACCAGTTACGCTCAATGGGAGATGCAAAGAACCTGCTTCAGTATATGTTTAATGCTGCTGGAGATGCAAG ATGCCAGTTGTGGGAAAAGGAAATGGAAATCAAGGAAATGAAAGAGCAACTGAATGAACTTGTAATTCTACTGAGACAAAGTGAAGCACAGAGAAAAGAAATTGTGAAGGAGCAAAAATTGAGGGAGCAAGCCGTTGCTATTGCCCTTGCTACCTCAGCTTTG GGGAACTCAAACAATTCATTGAAACACCTTGCGGATGATATGAGTGATCCCTTATCTCCAGTTTCACGTCCAGCACAAAAGCAACTGAAATATACAGCTGGAATTGCCAATGGTTCAGTCAGAGAGTCAACAGCTTTTCTGGACCAGAAAAAG ATGGTACCAATCGGGCAGTTGTCCATGAAAAAACTGGCCACAGTAGGTCAAGCTGGAAAACTGTGGAGGTGGAAGAGGAGTCATCACCAGTGGCTGCTACAGTTCAAGTGGAAGTGGCAGAAGCCATGGAGACTATCGGAATGGATCAAGCACAGTGATGAGACAATCATGAGGTCGAGGCCTCGTCCAAGGGCTCTGGTTGATACAATGTGA
- the LOC117917713 gene encoding protein IRX15-LIKE: MKNGNGNTKLILLHPYIQKQGSSNRLWLLAFISFFTLAFLLTLIYTRDSIPTTVAAAASAAPKSANPLLAKPVVDALVHYASNYNTSGHMSNAELKMISDVLRKCSPPCNFLVFGLTLETLLWKALNHNGRTVFIDENRYYAAYVEEKHPGIEAYDVQYTTKISEMNDLIVYVKETIRNECRPVQNLLFSDCKLGLNDLPNHAYELDWDVILIDGPREYWPEAPGRMSPIFTAGVLARSKKGGSPKTHVFVHDFNRKVERVSSKEFLCKENLVESQDWLGHFVVERMEENVFQFCRNSTSSSSSSSSSSS; this comes from the coding sequence ATGAAGAACGGTAATGGCAACACAAAGCTCATTCTCCTCCATCCCTACATCCAAAAACAAGGAAGCTCCAATCGTCTATGGCTGCTTGCCTTCATTTCCTTCTTTACACTCGCTTTCCTTCTCACACTCATCTACACCAGAGACTCCATTCCCACCACCGTAGCTGCCGCTGCTTCCGCCGCTCCTAAATCCGCTAACCCTCTATTGGCCAAGCCTGTTGTGGATGCCCTAGTGCACTACGCCTCCAACTACAACACCAGTGGCCACATGTCCAACGCGGAGCTGAAAATGATCTCCGACGTCCTCCGGAAGTGCTCCCCTCCTTGTAACTTCCTCGTGTTCGGCCTCACCCTCGAGACCCTTCTCTGGAAAGCTCTCAACCACAATGGACGAACAGTCTTTATCGACGAAAACCGATACTACGCAGCATATGTGGAAGAGAAACACCCTGGGATTGAAGCATATGACGTGCAGTACACTACGAAAATCAGCGAAATGAATGACCTCATTGTCTATGTGAAAGAAACAATTAGAAATGAGTGCAGACCAGTGCAGAACCTCCTCTTCTCAGACTGCAAGCTTGGCCTCAACGACCTCCCTAACCATGCCTACGAATTGGACTGGGATGTGATACTGATTGATGGGCCACGCGAGTACTGGCCGGAAGCCCCCGGAAGGATGTCGCCGATATTCACAGCCGGCGTGCTGGCGAGGAGCAAAAAGGGCGGAAGCCCCAAGACCCATGTCTTCGTCCATGACTTCAACAGAAAGGTGGAAAGAGTTTCCAGCAAGGAGTTCTTATGCAAAGAGAACTTGGTGGAGTCCCAGGACTGGCTCGGGCATTTTGTTGTGGAAAGAATGGAGGAGAATGTCTTCCAATTCTGCCGCAACAGCActtcatcctcatcatcatcctcgTCGTCGTCATCATAA
- the LOC117918681 gene encoding kinesin-like protein KIN-4A isoform X2: protein MEAPENCSVKVAVHIRPLIGDERLQGCEDCVTVVHGKPQVQIGTHSFTFDHVYGNSGSPSSAMFEECITPLVDGLFQGYNATVLAYGQTGSGKTYTMGTGFKDGCQTGLIPQAMNALFNKIETLKHQSEFQLHVSFIEILKEEVRDLLESPTVSKPEATNGHAARIAVPGRPPIQIRETSNGVITLAGSTEVSVSTLKEMASCLEQGSFSRATGSTNMNNQSSRSHAIFTISLEQMRKLHPTFPGDNCSNEEMGEEYLSAKLHLVDLAGSERAKRTGSDGLRFKEGIHINKGLLALGNVISALGDEKKRKEGVHVPYRDSKLTRLLQDSLGGNSKTVMIACISPADINAEETLNTLKYANRARNIQNKPVVNRDLVSNEMQKMRQQLEYLQAELCARRGGTSSDEMQVLKERISWLETTNEELCRELHEYRSRCAVVGQCESNAQEGSICFVKTDGLKRGLQSMESSDYPMGEVISGEDSREMDEVAAREWEHALLQNTMDKELNELNKRLEQKESEMKLFGGDTEALKQHFGKKIMELEEEKRIVQQERDRLLAEVESLAATSDGQRQKVQDVHAQKLKALEAQILDLKKKQENQVQLLKQKQKSDEATKRLQDEIQSIKAQKVQLQHKIKQEAEQFRQWKASREKELLQLKKEGRRNEYERHKLQALNQRQKMVLQRKTEEAAVATKRLKELLEARKSSARDNSVYSNGHTPTGLNNEKSLQRWLDHELEVMVNVHEVRFEYEKQSQVRAALAEELGLLKQVDQLSLNGLSPPRGKNGHSRMSSMSPNARLARIATLENMLNISSNALVAMASQLSEAEERERAFTGRGRWNQLRSMGDAKNLLQYMFNAAGDARCQLWEKEMEIKEMKEQLNELVILLRQSEAQRKEIVKEQKLREQAVAIALATSALGNSNNSLKHLADDMSDPLSPVSRPAQKQLKYTAGIANGSVRESTAFLDQKKMVPIGQLSMKKLATVGQAGKLWRWKRSHHQWLLQFKWKWQKPWRLSEWIKHSDETIMRSRPRPRALVDTM, encoded by the exons ATGGAAGCGCCGGAGAATTGCTCCGTCAAGGTCGCGGTTCACATTCGTCCTCTCATCGGCGATGAGCGCCTTCAAGGATGTGAGGATTGTGTCACCGTTGTGCACGGGAAGCCTCAG GTGCAAATTGGTACTCATTCATTTACATTTGATCATGTCTATGGAAATAGTGGTTCTCCATCATCTGCTATGTTTGAAGAATGCATCACTCCTCTGGTTGATGGTTTGTTCCAAGGATACAATGCGACTGTTCTCGCTTATGGTCAG ACGGGGTCAGGTAAAACATATACGATGGGAACTGGCTTCAAAGATGGTTGCCAGACAGGACTGATTCCTCAAGCTATGAATGCATTGTTCAACAAGATTGAAACACTGAAACATCAATCTGAGTTCCAGTTGCACGTATCCTTCATTGAG ATCCTAAAAGAAGAAGTGAGGGACTTGCTGGAATCCCCAACTGTGAGCAAACCAGAGGCTACTAATGGACATGCTGCGAGAATTGCTGTCCCTGGGAGGCCACCAATACAAATTCGTGAAACATCGAATGGAGTTATAACACTGGCTGGATCAACTGAAGTTAGTGTTAGCACACTTAAGGAAATGGCTTCTTGTCTTGAACAAGGATCATTCAGCAGGGCAACAGGGAGTACAAACATGAACAACCAGTCTAG TCGGTCTCATGCCATCTTCACAATCTCATTAGAACAGATGCGCAAACTCCATCCAACTTTTCCTGGTGATAATTGTTCAAATGAGGAGATGGGTGAGGAGTATTTAAGTGCAAAGCTTCATTTGGTAGATCTTGCTGGATCTGAACGAGCTAAAAGAACAGGTTCTGATGGCCTTCGTTTCAAAGAAG GCATTCACATTAATAAGGGGCTTCTTGCACTTGGTAATGTCATCAGTGCACTGGGGGATGAGAAAAAGCGGAAAGAAGGTGTGCATGTTCCTTATCGAGATAGTAAACTTACTCGACTTTTGCAG GATTCACTTGGTGGAAACAGCAAAACTGTTATGATAG CTTGCATCAGTCCTGCCGATATCAATGCTGAGGAAACTCTTAATACTCTCAAATATGCTAATCGCGCTCGTAATATCCAGAATAAGCCTGTT GTTAATAGAGACTTGGTATCAAATGAAATGCAGAAGATGCGCCAGCAGCTAGAGTACTTGCAGGCAGAACTTTGTGCTCGTAGGGGAGGAACTTCATCtgatgaaatgcag GTTCTTAAGGAAAGGATTTCTTGGCTTGAGACTACTAATGAGGAACTATGTCGAGAACTTCATGAGTACCGAAGCAGATGTGCTGTTGTAGGGCAGTGTGAATCCAATGCTCAA GAAGGCAGCATTTGTTTTGTAAAAACTGATGGACTCAAGAGGGGCTTGCAGAGTATGGAATCATCTGATTATCCAATGGGTGAAGTTATAAGTG GTGAAGATTCCAGGGAGATGGATGAAGTAGCCGCAAGAGAGTGGGAGCATGCGCTTCTGCAGAATACCATGGACAAAGAATTGAATGAATTAAACAAACGCTTGGAGCAGAAAGAG TCTGAGATGAAACTTTTTGGGGGTGACACTGAAGCACTTAAGCAGCACTTTGGGAAGAAAATCATGGAACTTGAGGAAGAGAAAAGAATTGTGCAG CAAGAGAGAGACCGTTTATTAGCTGAAGTTGAAAGCCTTGCTGCCACTTCTGATGGACAAAGACAAAAGGTGCAAGATGTTCATGCGCAGAAACTAAAAGCACTTGAAGCACAG ATTTTAGATCTTaagaagaaacaagaaaatcaGGTTCAGCTtttaaagcaaaaacaaaaaagtgatgAAGCAACAAAGCGGCTGCAAGATGAAATACAGTCTATCAAAGCCCAAAAG GTACAGTTGCAGCACAAGATAAAACAAGAAGCAGAACAATTTCGACAATGGAAGGCCTCTCGTGAGAAGGAACTGCTTCAG CTGAAGAAAGAGGGTAGGAGAAATGAGTATGAGCGACATAAATTGCAAGCCCTGAATCAGCGCCAGAAAATG GTTCTTCAAAGAAAAACTGAAGAGGCTGCAGTAGCTACCAAAAGGCTGAAAGAGTTACTAGAAGCTCGCAAATCTTCAGCACGTGATAATTCCG TTTATTCCAATGGACATACACCAACAGGGCTG AACAATGAGAAGTCTTTGCAACGGTGGCTTGACCATGAGCTAGAAGTCATGGTGAATGTGCACGAAGTTCgttttgaatatgagaagcaAAGCCAAGT ACGGGCTGCACTGGCTGAAGAGTTAGGCTTACTGAAACAAGTGGATCAGTTGTCTTTGAATGGGCTCAGTCCCCCAAGAGGAAAGAATGGGCATTCTAg AATGTCCTCTATGTCACCAAATGCAAGATTGGCAAGAATAGCTACACTTGAGAACATGCTGAACATCTCTTCAAATGCGCTTGTGGCAATGGCTTCACAACTATCTGAGGCAGAAGAGCGGGAGCGTGCCTTTACTGGTCGCGGTCGTTGGAACCAGTTACGCTCAATGGGAGATGCAAAGAACCTGCTTCAGTATATGTTTAATGCTGCTGGAGATGCAAG ATGCCAGTTGTGGGAAAAGGAAATGGAAATCAAGGAAATGAAAGAGCAACTGAATGAACTTGTAATTCTACTGAGACAAAGTGAAGCACAGAGAAAAGAAATTGTGAAGGAGCAAAAATTGAGGGAGCAAGCCGTTGCTATTGCCCTTGCTACCTCAGCTTTG GGGAACTCAAACAATTCATTGAAACACCTTGCGGATGATATGAGTGATCCCTTATCTCCAGTTTCACGTCCAGCACAAAAGCAACTGAAATATACAGCTGGAATTGCCAATGGTTCAGTCAGAGAGTCAACAGCTTTTCTGGACCAGAAAAAG ATGGTACCAATCGGGCAGTTGTCCATGAAAAAACTGGCCACAGTAGGTCAAGCTGGAAAACTGTGGAGGTGGAAGAGGAGTCATCACCAGTGGCTGCTACAGTTCAAGTGGAAGTGGCAGAAGCCATGGAGACTATCGGAATGGATCAAGCACAGTGATGAGACAATCATGAGGTCGAGGCCTCGTCCAAGGGCTCTGGTTGATACAATGTGA